The genomic segment CACCCACGGCTCGCCGACCGCGGATTCGGAGGAGCGGGACCTGGACCGGGTGGCGGCCGCCGAGCGGCGCCTCGGCGGGATGGGGGACGAGCGGCGGAGCCGGCCGTGGCGCTCGACGGCGGGTGCGGACCCGCTCCCCGGCGGGATGAAGGCGCTGGGCGCTGGGTCCTCGGCGCGCACCAAGCTCCCGAGATCCGGGGTTGTCGGCGTCGTCCTGGTTCCCGAAGACGACGACGAACTGTCGGTCGCCCCGACGGACGAGAGCACGGAATTCACGGTCGGGCGTGGATCGGGCTCCCGCCCTCCGACTGTGGATAATGCGGACGCGGGGGGCGATGACCTCGTCCTCGACACGGAGCACGAGGCCTCGGGCGCGGAGGAGCAAGACGAGCGCGCCGCGCCGCGCCCCAGGCCCTCTCCGAAGTTGAAGCCCAAGTCGAAGCCCAAGTCGCTGAGTCGGGGGGGGCGCCGGGAAGCGGCGCCCGCCTCCGTGGCATCGTCGAAGCGCACCAAATCGGAACCCGCACCGGACGACGAGGAGCCGATGCGGGCCCCGGTGCCGCCCAAGCGCGAGACCGTTGTCGCACCCGCCACGGTCCCGCCCAAGGTCTCCCCGGCTGCTGCGCCCGCAGCGGCCCCGGCCACGAAGACGGCCGTACCGCCCGAAGTGGCCGCGCCCAAAGCGGCACCGAAACGGCGGTACGACGACGACGACGAGGACCAGAGCAAGTTCCGCAGGCTGATCAACAGCAAGCGGGGCCAGCAGATCTTGCTCCCATTAGGCTTCATCGCCCTCTCGTATTTCATTTACGACACGTTCTTGAGCGAACCGTCACTGGAGTCTGCGGTCGCCCGCGGACTCGCCGCACCGTATCCGGTAGATCCGGAGTGCAAATTCACGCCGGACGCGTTCATGACCGCTTGTACGAAGGACAACGGGGCCGGCATCAAGAAGTACCAGGAGCGTTACGTCGAGGTCACGGGGAAAATCAAAAAGATTGGCTCGCCGAACGGGCCGATCGTATTTGAGACCTCCTCGCCGGCGCCTGCACTGGCCTGTGGCCTGTTAGTACCTGAGGACGCGGCCAAAATGAAAGTGGGCGAGCAGGTGACGCTTCAGGGGGAGGTCGTAGGCATCAACAAGACCACCGACGAGCTTGTGATCGCACTTTGTAAAGTGCAGAAAAAGTGAGGCCGCACAGCGGTTCGCTCGACCATTGACGGAGCTTCTCTTTCACCCCGTCGTCAGAATCGCACAATGCCCTGGTGTATGTTGAATCGACACAATTGGCTCGGCCGCGGTGGGACGCACGGTCGGGCTTCTTCGCTCCCACATTCACCTCCCCCCCGCACTCATTTGCGGTCGCGGAACCGGGCCACGCTGGGTCCGAGTCAATGTGGCCCGAGTGGCTCCTCAACCCCCGCACCGGTGACGTGACAGTCGATCGCGTTTCAGAATTCGAACCGCGGCTCGGGGTAGAAACGAGCCTTGCACCCGAAAACCTGGGCGCCGCGGACGTGGACGAAGCGGAGCGTCCCAGTTCCGTGCCAGGCGCCGGCTCACGTGGCATCCGTTGTGATGCGGGCTCACCCGCCGCGCGAGGAGGACTCATGTCGTCGCCCGAATCCGTCGCAACTGTCCCGGCCAATAACTCTTTTTGGCACCGGCCGTGGCGGCGTGCCGAATTCGGGTGGGGTGTGACCGCCGTGACACTCCTCCTCGGCCTGCCGATCTTTTTTTGTCTGCCGCCGGGCGGGGACGTCACGCTGTACGACATGGCCGCCCGCACTGTCCTGCGTGGCGGGGTGCATTACCGGGACGTGTTCGACACGAACCCGCCCGGGATCGTTTGGGCGCAGGCCCTCATTCGGCGCACCTGCGGTTGGAGCTACGAGGTTCTGCGCGCGTGGGATCTGCTCATCGTGGGCGGCAGCGTGGTCTTGCTCGCGCGTTGGATCCGCCGTGCCAACGGGTCCGGTTATTCCGTGGCGTGGTTCGCGGCCGGGGTCGCGCTGGTCTATCCGTTCGCTTCCCAGAACACCCACTGCCAGCGGGATCCGTGGATGCTGCTGCCGGTTCTCGTGGCACTCGGGATGAGGCTCCGGCGCCTGGAAGCCCGGTTGTCGGAGCCCAATGGGGGCACCTGCCCTCCGGCTCCATGGTGGACGGGGCCTTTCCCGGAAGGGTGCTGTTGGGGGGCGGCGGCGTGGATCAAGCCGCACGTGATCCTGCCCGCGGCGGTTGTCTGGTGGGTGTCGGTCGTCCCACTCTATCGCCGATCCCGGCTCTCACGGTGGGGGGTCGCGCGGGACTTTCTGGGCTCGTTTTCCGGTGGGTCGTTCGTCGGCGCGCTCGGGGCCGCGTGGCTGGTGGGGACGGGCACTTGGCCGTACTTCTTCAGCCAATTCGCCGACTGGAATCCGGAATACGCGGAGCGAGCGCTGTCCCTGTTGCCCTCGCGGCTCGATGTGGTCCTGGCGTTTTTCCCGCCGTGGAGCCTGGCCCACCTTCTGGCGGTCCCGCTCGCGGTGATCGGCGTGAGAGAGTTCCTCAAGTGGCCCCACCGGCCGGCCCGATTGGAGCGGTGGCGGGTGTACAGTTGGGCGCCCACGGAGCGGGCGGCCGCCGCGCGGGCGTTGCTCGGCGCGTTGTACCTGGTTTGGCTGTTCCAGTCCTGGGTGTTTCAAAGGGAGGCGGAATACATCCACATCCCGGACACCTTCCTGATGATGGCCGTCGTGGCCGGGCAGCGCTGGGCCCTGGGCTTCTGCGGCTTGGTTTGGGTGCTCGCGGCCAATGTGTTCGTGCGCACCGCGGGGGCCGACCCCGAGATCTTTCAACTGATCCGGGAACTGGACAACTCCCCGATCCCGATCAAGCTCCCCTATCATCCCCTCGGGCGCCCGGACCTGTTCGAAACGTGGGTCCAGTGCTGGCGCGAGGGCGGGACCCCGCAGGTGCGGAACCGTGTACAACTAATGGACGGAAAGCCGATCACCTCGGACTGGGTGGAACTGGAGCAGGTCGCCGGTTACCTGCGGGCCGTGGACCCGCCTGTGGCCGACCGGGAACTCCTCTGTTGGAACCTCAGCACGCACCCGCTGTACCTCAAATTGGGTGTCGAACCGGCGCTCCGCTACATGCACTGGGAAACGGTGTTCGAGTTTCGATCCAAAGCGGATCAAGTGTGCCGAGAGGTCGCACGCGCCAACCCGCGGTTTGTGGTCAGCGACCTCGGGACTTTTGTCGGTTCCAAGCGCCTAGTCCACGCGCCGGGCCTGGACGGCCGCGCGGACCAGCTGCCCTATTGGTTCCCGCGGGCACAAGCGAACCGGTTCCCGTGGAACCAGCCGATCGTGGTTCGGGCGGGGCGGTACGCCGTCCATCGGGTCACCAACCCCATCCTGGCGCGCGACGTCGAACCGCCCCCTCTTGACCAGCAAGTGTTGAGGCCGGGGATCAACGAGTGGTCCGGCTCGATGAACCAGGCGATCGACCCGTCGCAGTTCGCGCCCGCCTATTTGGAAGTGTCGGGTGCCACCGCCCTCGGGCTGGTCGATAGCCCGTCCTCATGGGCGCAGTTGCAGCGGATGACAGGGTCGGTCCCGCCGCCCGGCGGGGTCGACTTCTCGCTCTTCGTGGCAGTCGTCGGCCTGTCCGCGGGAAGGGAGATGGGCCTGTCCCTTGGGGTCCAAGCGGGGGAGCTGGCGGCGCGGGTCGAGTCGAGTCGCCAGACGGCCCCCGGCCAGCGCTACCAGATCGTCGTCCTCCCCCGAGAAGGCGTGACGACGGTGAACGGGCGGCCCTTTCGCGCGAACCCCGAGGCGAAGTAGGCCCCCGCGAGGTGATCGACCGATCAACAACAGGTGGTTGGGCGGTCGATTTCACCGCACCCGCACGTGAACGTTATGTTCCTGACTCTGCCCCGGGCGGGGCGCATCGTTTCGGGTCGGACGTCCGCTTCTGTCCCAGAACCCGACCACTTTCGGGGGCGGTCTGGGGCGAGGAGTCGGAGCCTGGGACTATTTCGCGGCAGCGGACGGGCGTGGACCGTTGTGAGAGGGTTGTTCCCTTTTGGCGCGGGTCGCACTCTCGCACGTGTTCGGACCGCGTGGCTCGTACCAAGTGCCGCGGGAGGATGGGCGTGACCCCGGTGACACGAACTCGGCTCGGTCTGTGTGTCCTGGTTTTACCCTGCCTCGCGTACAGCGTCGCGCACCTGATCAAGGTCGTGGATCACGCCCCCCGCCCCGGGTACGTGGATCGCGTCACGAAAGCGGAACGGCGGTACGACCCGGTGCGCGGGGAGCTGCCGGCGCGGGGCACGGTCGGGTACGTTCTGAAAGTTCGGTCCTTGGCCATGCTGGACTGGTACCAGCACTACGGCCTCGTGTTCGCCCAGTACACGTTGGCCCCGTTGCAGGTGGCGGCCGGCGACGGGTACGACGTGGTTCTTGAGGAACACGACGAGGGCGTGCGCGTCACCCGGAGGGCGGCACGGTGATCGGCCCGCTCATCGCCCTCGTCTTACCGGCCGTGTCCGGCTCGCTGGCGTGCCGCCTGCTCTGGCCGGCGGCGCCGAGGAGCTATCCCGCGGCGGTCCTCCACGCGTCTTTGGGCACCGGCTTCGGTTTAGGAGCGGCGTCCTGTGTCTACTTCGCGGCGCTGCTGGTCGGCGGGTCCCCCGGGGCCAGCTATCCGTGGGTCGAGGGTGCGGGGTTCGTGCTCGTGTCGGCGGGGCTCGGGGTCGCGCTCCGCAGGCGCGGGGGAGCGAACCTTGACCCGCCGGCCGCGGGTGCGGCCGACGGGTTCCAGTTGATCTGGGTGGTCGCGGCGGTCGCCCTGGCTTGCTTTTTGATCGGGTACCCGATCTATTACAGCATGGTGCCCCACGGCATCAACGACTCGGTCATGTTTTGGAACCTCCGTGCGCGGTTCCTCTTCCGGGGCGAGGACAGGTGGCGAGACGGTTTCGGGGACATGTACATCGCCCCCGACTATCCCCTGCTGCTCCCGTCCGTGGTCGCGCGGTGCTGGACGTATCAGGGGCACGAATCCACCCTCGCCCCTGCTCTCGTCGCGTTAACCTTCGGGCTCGCGTGCGTGGCGACTCTGGTCGCGGGGCTCGCGCTGCTCCGCGGGCCGACCCAGGGGTTCCTCGCCGGCCTGGTCTTGTTGGGCACGAGCTACTATTTCGAAACGACCGCCATGCAGGTCTGCGACGTGCCCGTCGCGTTCTTCTACCTGGCCAGCGCGGTTGCATTGTGCTGCGCGGACCGCTGCGGGGCCTCCCGCACGCTCCCGGTGCTCGCGGGAGCGATGGCGGGGTTCGCCGCGTGGACCAAGAACGACGGTCAACTCTTCTTCGTTGCGCTTCTAGCCGTGCGAGCGGGCCAGGCCGTTGCCACCGGAACTGTACGCCGGTTCGCCCACGAGTTCGGGGGGCTCCTCGCCGGCGCCGCACCCGCGCTCCTGGCGCTCCTGGTCTTCAAGTACGGCGTCGCCCCCACGAGCGACTTCGTTACCGGGCAGGGCGAAGCGGTCACACTCGGTCGCCTCCAGGATCCCGAGCGGTACCTGCTGATCGTTCAGACGTTCGTCGGCGACCTCCTGGGGATCGGTCCGGGGCTGATTCCGGTTCTCGCCCTTTATGCGATCCTGGTTGGCAGCGCCCCCCCGGCCCGCCGCCAGAACGTCAAGCAGTTTTTTGTGCTCACGATTCTGATGCTCATCGGGTACGCGGCCGTCTACCTCATTACGCCCCACGACCTCCGCTGGCGCCTGGAGACGTCTTTCGATCGGCTCCGGATGCAACTTTGGCCCCTGGCACTGTTCGCATTCTTCCTCTGGGTCGCGGCTCCGGCCGAGGCGGTTACCCGTGCGGACCCGGTGCCCCGCCCCGAGCCCCCCGTCGGCCCGCGCCCATCCGCCACGGACCCGGCCGGCGGCTCCCCCTCAATGATGCCGCGGTACCGTGGCGGACGAGAATGAGCCGTTCGGCGCCGAAATGGTGAGGCGGGCCACGGGTGGCTGCGTGCTCTGGGGCTATCGGTTCCCCGGTCGCAGTCCAATGCTGCCACGGCCGACTTCTTCGTCGCGCCCTCACCTCGATGAACAAGGCGGCCCAGCGGGCGACGGAACCGGTAGCACACCCGACCCCGCCGAATCAATTCTAATTGAGAAACTGTGCCACGTGGGTCACGGTCGGTGTGGTCCGGCGCAGCTCCTCGACCCCCGCGCTGGTAACGCGACTACTGATCACGTTCACCTGTTCGAGGCGCGGCATGCCGTGGAAACGAGCGAGCCCGGCGTCCGAAATCTGGGTGTCACGGACGTGGAGGTAGCGGAGCGTCCGGATCCGCGCCAGGTGCGACATTCCTTCGTCCGTGACCTGGGTTTTGCAGACACTCACCCACTCGAGTTCCTCGATTCCCTCCAGGTGAACCAGCCCGGCGTCCGTCACTTTCGTGCCGTCCAGCAGCAGCCGGTGGATCGGCCGAATGTCCCGCAGCAGCATCAGGTCGTCGTTGGTAGCGGGCTGACCCATCATCGACACGATCGATAACATCCGACCATCGTAGTCCGGTTCTTCAATGTAGATGCCGTTCACGGACTCGAGTTTCTCGATCGCGCGGCGCCGCGGCGTGGGCCAGAAGAGGACCGCGGCCACTGCCGCGAGGAGCAGAACCACTAGGATCGCGTGACGCGTTCGCATGTTGCCTTTTTGGTAAGAGTGAGGGCTCGTCCGGTTGCATTTCCGTGAACTCGAATCGACAGGTGCGGAACGAACTGCCGGGCGGGCGGGTCCGGGGTGGGGCGCCCGTGACAGCGGCACCGAAGGACGCGAGTCGGCTCACCACGAATCGGGACGCACGCGGGCAGAATCGAACGCAGACCGATGCGGCCCCGGAGAAAAGTAACAATGGAGGTTCGGGAAGCGCGTCGGAACCGATTCGGGGGCGGGGACGTTTTAGTGCGGGTGGAAGCAGAGTCGAAAGAAGAACGAGTGAAGAGTAGGGTCTTCGAGCGATCGTCGGCCTCCGCACGAACCGCGCAACGAGCACTGTCAATCCGAGCCTGCGGCGGGTGCCCGCTCTTCTGCAAATCTTCACGCGGGCCATCGAGCGGGCAAATATACCATTCCCCGAACAACGTGAGATCTGGGGAGCGAGACCGCGAATGTCCGGACGTGCGGAACGCCTTGATCGCCCGGGACCGGTGGAGCGGTACGGTTGGGCACTCGTCGTCGCGGCCGGGCTCCTGGCGTATTCGAATTGCTTCGAGGGCCAACTGTACCTGGACGACGACAACGTCATCACATCGGCTACGAATCAGGTCGCTCAACCGGACGCGCTCGTTCCGCACCCGTTCGCCCAGCGGTGGGTCGGGACCTGGTCGTTCGTGGCCGGGGCGGCCGCGTTCGGGACGTCGCTGTCCGCCTTCCACGCGGTCAACCTCGGCATCCATCTACTGGCCGGCGTGTTCCTGAGGGCGATCGTTGCCCGCACACTGTCGCACCCGCGATTCGGCCACCGGTTCGCGGGCCGGGCCGGGTGGCTGGCGACGGCCGTGGCCGTACTCTGGGTCGTTC from the Frigoriglobus tundricola genome contains:
- a CDS encoding leucine-rich repeat domain-containing protein yields the protein MRTRHAILVVLLLAAVAAVLFWPTPRRRAIEKLESVNGIYIEEPDYDGRMLSIVSMMGQPATNDDLMLLRDIRPIHRLLLDGTKVTDAGLVHLEGIEELEWVSVCKTQVTDEGMSHLARIRTLRYLHVRDTQISDAGLARFHGMPRLEQVNVISSRVTSAGVEELRRTTPTVTHVAQFLN